From the Acidithiobacillus sp. genome, the window TTCGCCCAACCAACTATACCTATCAGGCCTGTGTTAGTATGGGTACCCTTGGACGTGATGGCAATGGCCAACCGATATTCATCGACTCTCCACAGAGCGCAATGGCGCAATTGGATAATGCCTATATTCCGTCTGTCGTCGACAGCGTCCTCAATGGTCAGAAGAAAAATCATTTTGATACAAAACAGTTTAAGACGTCCAACCCCAAAGATTCTTCACTGGTATGCATCAAGACGGATGCACCAAAGCGTCTTGGCGATAGTGTCAGCCAGATTCAGAACGCCTCGCTTCAGCGCGTAGTGAGCAACAACGCGAGGATCGCGGCCGTGCCCAATGCCTCCGCAGAGGCCCACCTTAGTCAGTTACAAGCCACTGCGCAAACCCTCTCCACCAAAATCGCCAATGTGCTGGATCAAGAGCGCGCTGTGAACAGTGAATTGGCCCTGTTGAAAACCAAGGACACAGTACTCCAAAGTCAGGGTGCTCGAATGGCACAAGAAATTGACAGGATGCGGCCACTCGTCAAAAAGGGTATCCACAATATCCACAATGATTCTACAGCCCTCACCATGATGATTCAAAACAACCAAGTGGCGCAGGAGCGGCAACAGCTATTCAAAGTGGAGATGGAGCGCTCCGTGGCTTTACCTAAAGAGCAGATTGCCCTCTTGAATACGATGAAAACATTGAAGCGTGAAGTAAACGATCTCAATGCCAAAGTCGCCGCTAATTCCGCACAAATGGGCTTAGCACAGGCATCATTGAAAGCGCTGCAAATCACGCATATCGTGCGTTCGTCATCGCCGTCCATCGATCCCGTGGGACCAGGGAAAGCCGTTTTTATCGTGTTAGGCGCCTTGATGGGTCTGATGTTGAGCGTTTTTTATGCGTTGCTCGCCTACGCAGTGGCGTCCCGGAAGGCTTCGGCTCCACCCGCAGCATCAGGGTAACATCATGAAGCAGCACCCCAAGCCCTCGTCGTCGGTGGCGCCGGTTACATTGGCTCGCACATGGCCATGATGCTTGCCCAGAATGGGCGTAGTGCATCGAATGACTTGCAACAGGAGGACAACTGCATGAACGCCGAGGTAAAAAATCGCGGCCTTACCGAACAGCCCAAGGTCACTATTGCCATACCGACATACAACCGGGCCGTGTTTTTAACTGAAGCGCTGAACAGCGCCCTTGGACAAACTTATACCAACCTTGAAGTAATAGTGTCAGATAACGCGTCAACGGACGACACATTGCAACGTCTAAAAGACTATCATGATGATCGCTTAATCGTCATTCGACAGGAAACCAATTTAGGCATGATAGGAAATTTAAATGCCTGCGTAATGAAAGCAAGTGGCGAGTTTTTCATTCTACTCTCGGATGACGACTTCCTAGAGCCAACGGCGATACAGGAAATGGTCGAGGTTTTTCAATACGGAAAAGCGGGTGTTGATCGAAGTAAGATTGGGATGGTTTATTGCAAATCACGGATAGTGGATACCGTGGGAGCCATAATCGGCTACGGTAGGCACGGTCCGGAGTTAGAATCTGCCGCCTCGATAATTACGCACTTTTTCAGACGTAAACGATCTATTTTTCCTGGCAGTGTAATGATAAGGACATTAGACCTGCAATCGCTGGGGGGATACGATTCATCAAAAAACTTCTCTTTGATCGCCGACGCCAAAGCATGGATGCCTATTGTCATGAAGCGCGGTATCGCCGCCTATATAGACAAAGAGCTTACCAATTACCGAATACACACTTCCAATGTGTCATTCACAGCAAGGATTGGCGAGTGGATATCCAATAACAACAACCTCGCCGCGATGTGCATAGGTGAGTTTTTAAATGAAGGAGATTATCGTAGCGCAAAAGCCATAAAGCGACTGATCCACTCATTCAATGCCAATGCGATTTCCAGCTTGATTTTACGATCATTTGATGGGACGAAAAATAAAACCAATGGCGTAAAACAATACATTTTTTACTCTAAATATTTTTTTAGTCCGTGCGGATTTTTTTTGATATTTAAAGGAATCACTATAATTTACATGCCAAAAGTTGTAACTACAAAAATAAAAAAATTATTACTGGCTGTACAAGCAAAGTCATGACGGCAAATATCGCATACTGCCGACGTTACCTCCTGTGGTATTTCACTGTCGCCGGACGGCGGCGGACTTCTGCACACGATTTAATCTTAGCTGGACACCCACGGCAAGCAGGGCCTCGATTTGTTGTAGGCTTTGGTCCCACCTTCTCAGGGAGAACCCCCTCAGCCCGCGATGGGGTAGCGATACCCCTCGTGAATAGTTACTATTCAGTATGAATTTTTCAAAAAGGCCAGACGATGCCAAGCATTATTAGAAACCATAAAATATTATATCACCGTTTTTATACTATACCATTAACAATTTCTCGGTCGAATGGCCGTTGATGGATTTCAGATCATGAAATTGTGGAACCATAATCCGTTCAGGCCGATAAGGCAGCCGCTAACACACACGCCCAATGCTGCTTATCAAACACAGAATAACATTGTTAAAAAGTGCGACATTCCGCGCAGTCTACTATATTCCATGGCATTATCCGGATTACTATACATATTTATGTGCATTAATATACCTATTGGTCTTCTTTCCAATGAAAAATTTGATGACGCGTTTTATGTTCAACATGCAGAAAGTATTTTCCATGGTAATTGGCTTGGTGCCTATAATCAAATGACGTTAGCTAAAGGCCCTGGGTATCCACTATTTTTGGCGTTGAATGCAGCATCTGGACTTCCAGTCACACTATCTCAAGCCATGCTTTATATTTTTGCTTGTTTTTTATTGGCAAATGTCATTTATCGGTTAAGTACCTCTGTATGGATTTCTCTATTCGCGTTTCTGGCAATGTTGTGGCATCCGGCCATTATTCCAGTTCGAACATTGCGTGCTGATATTACCCCAGCTCAAGCCTTATTGATTCTGGCATGCGTGTTACAGTTTTCTTTTTTGTCATCCACTTTCAAACAGGGACGAAATTGGGCGTTGTTTGGTGGCTTTGTTGTGGGGTGGCTATGGATAACGCGCGAAGATGGGATATGGATTATCCCAGGATTGTTTTTGCTTTTCA encodes:
- a CDS encoding Wzz/FepE/Etk N-terminal domain-containing protein, whose product is MNNLDQERPPENGDGISLYEIYAILRQKRALIIAITTAFALLAGVYSFIRPTNYTYQACVSMGTLGRDGNGQPIFIDSPQSAMAQLDNAYIPSVVDSVLNGQKKNHFDTKQFKTSNPKDSSLVCIKTDAPKRLGDSVSQIQNASLQRVVSNNARIAAVPNASAEAHLSQLQATAQTLSTKIANVLDQERAVNSELALLKTKDTVLQSQGARMAQEIDRMRPLVKKGIHNIHNDSTALTMMIQNNQVAQERQQLFKVEMERSVALPKEQIALLNTMKTLKREVNDLNAKVAANSAQMGLAQASLKALQITHIVRSSSPSIDPVGPGKAVFIVLGALMGLMLSVFYALLAYAVASRKASAPPAASG
- a CDS encoding glycosyltransferase family 2 protein is translated as MNAEVKNRGLTEQPKVTIAIPTYNRAVFLTEALNSALGQTYTNLEVIVSDNASTDDTLQRLKDYHDDRLIVIRQETNLGMIGNLNACVMKASGEFFILLSDDDFLEPTAIQEMVEVFQYGKAGVDRSKIGMVYCKSRIVDTVGAIIGYGRHGPELESAASIITHFFRRKRSIFPGSVMIRTLDLQSLGGYDSSKNFSLIADAKAWMPIVMKRGIAAYIDKELTNYRIHTSNVSFTARIGEWISNNNNLAAMCIGEFLNEGDYRSAKAIKRLIHSFNANAISSLILRSFDGTKNKTNGVKQYIFYSKYFFSPCGFFLIFKGITIIYMPKVVTTKIKKLLLAVQAKS